Proteins co-encoded in one Arachis hypogaea cultivar Tifrunner chromosome 11, arahy.Tifrunner.gnm2.J5K5, whole genome shotgun sequence genomic window:
- the LOC112720852 gene encoding protein FAR1-RELATED SEQUENCE 5-like, with translation MSGIFTDTEMNEQYQEDDDFNQQEELVTDQDMMDEQNEFEQDFRDIITEGAFFSESDTSDYIVEAAYAVDSVQDITSVKFSENFAEKIGKYHFSTLQLAFDFYMKYSKSKGFSARKSKTFKNSSGDIYRQLFVCHRQGFRMEKYYTMEKRKKEPRLETRTGCEARMDVKFVPESGRWHIFYFSDEHNHDLLDTQFSAMLPAHRKMSEADIMQMMNMLKSGISTSQIFSLLASQAGGYEFVGYGPRDMYNKIARERRQIPGDATRVLKKLEDMRLKDPQLYFKACHDSRGLLRNLFWSDGISQLDYRLFGDVIAFDATYKKNKYSCPLVIFSGVNHHNQTTVFAAALIADETTDTYVWLLRQLMFAMRGKTPTSIITDGAMAIRNAVRDVFPEVRHRLCAWHLIRNATSNVGNPSFTSKFRKIMTGDYEIPVFKRKWVQLIEEFGIEDKPWVINMYEEKHMWATAYLRGKFFAGFRTTSRCEGLHSVVGRYVGSRYDLTSFVEHFQRCVAHMRFNEFSADYESTRGVPVMQTCIELLERYAAELYTHEIFLFFRPFLSRAGSMRVLNIDNNDDCIKYIVCKHGRPDFTWTVDFRQEEMIFMCTCLRMESFGIPCEHIVKVLVDRDIREIPQSLVLDRWTKKVKSALNDPSGFTRDAVVISRQSALVEFSKQLAAVAAKVPERYEETRDLIMGLYSLYKAADEGDNQPHSGVARSINPYVHPTTGGSGQPSKRKKRQRCSVCQMEGHKKTTCPWQKDIDNNVLENEAIGSDDGDMCTEATAELDSDS, from the coding sequence ATGTCAGGTATATTTACGGACACTGAGATGAATGAGCAATACCAGGAGGACGATGACTTTAACCAACAAGAAGAGCTAGTAACTGACCAAGATATGATGGATGAACAGAATGAATTCGAACAAGATTTCAGAGATATCATAACCGAGGGAGCGTTTTTTTCTGAATCTGATACGTCAGATTATATCGTTGAAGCCGCTTATGCGGTTGACTCCGTGCAAGACATTACATCTGTGAAATTTAGTGAGAATTTTGCGGAGAAAATTGGCAAATACCACTTTTCTACTTTGCAGCTTGcatttgatttttatatgaagTACTCAAAGTCGAAGGGCTTTAGTGCAAGGAAGAGCAAGACCTTCAAGAATAGTAGTGGCGATATTTACAGACAACTGTTTGTATGCCACAGGCAAGGATTCAGGATGGAGAAATATTACACGATggaaaaaaggaagaaggagcCTAGGTTGGAAACAAGAACTGGATGTGAAGCCCGAATGGATGTTAAATTTGTACCAGAAAGTGGAAGGTGGCATATCTTTTATTTCTCTGACGAACACAACCATGATCTATTGGATACACAATTCAGTGCTATGTTGCCTGCCCACAGAAAAATGTCAGAGGCAGATATTATGCAAATGATGAACATGCTAAAGTCAGGGATCAGCACCTCACAGATATTTAGTCTTCTAGCTAGCCAAGCAGGCGGATACGAATTTGTTGGCTATGGTCCCCGAGATATGTACAATAAGATTGCTCGGGAGAGGCGTCAAATTCCTGGTGATGCAACACGAGTGTTGAAGAAGTTGGAGGATATGCGGTTGAAGGATCCACAATTATATTTCAAGGCATGTCACGATTCAAGAGGTCTGTTACGTAATTTGTTCTGGTCTGATGGGATTAGCCAACTAGACTACCGACTCTTCGGGGATGTTATTGCTTTTGATGCTACGTACAAGAAGAACAAGTATAGTTGTCCGTTAGTAATATTCAGCGGGGTTAACCACCACAACCAAACAACTGTTTTTGCTGCTGCGTTAATCGCAGACGAAACTACTGATACATATGTTTGGCTCCTGCGTCAGCTCATGTTTGCAATGAGGGGCAAGACCCCGACCTCAATCATAACTGATGGGGCCATGGCGATTAGGAATGCAGTGAGAGATGTATTTCCCGAAGTCAGACATAGATTATGCGCTTGGCACCTTATTCGAAATGCAACTAGCAATGTTGGAAATCCATCGTTTACATctaaatttagaaaaatcatGACAGGAGACTACGAGATTCCCGTGTTTAAGCGTAAGTGGGTTCAGCTTATTGAAGAATTTGGAATTGAGGATAAGCCGTGGGTGATCAACATGTACGAAGAGAAGCATATGTGGGCTACTGCATATCTAAGAGGAAAATTCTTTGCTGGCTTTAGAACTACATCAAGATGTGAAGGTTTACACTCAGTTGTGGGAAGGTATGTGGGGTCGCGGTATGATTTGACAAGTTTTGTAGAGCATTTTCAAAGGTGTGTAGCACACATGCGCTTTAACGAATTTAGTGCTGATTATGAATCTACACGTGGGGTGCCCGTCATGCAAACTTGTATAGAGCTGCTAGAGAGATATGCTGCTGAGTTATACACTCATGAGATATTTCTTTTCTTTCGGCCATTTCTCTCCAGAGCTGGATCAATGCGGGTTTTGAACATAGATAATAACGATGATTGCATAAAATACATTGTGTGTAAGCATGGGAGGCCCGATTTTACGTGGACCGTTGATTTTCGTCAAGAAGAAATGATCTTCATGTGTACCTGTTTACGAATGGAGTCATTTGGTATTCCCTGCGAACATATTGTGAAAGTTCTGGTTGACAGAGACATCCGTGAGATTCCCCAGTCATTGGTATTGGATAGATGGACAAAAAAGGTTAAATCAGCACTCAATGATCCAAGTGGGTTCACCAGGGATGCTGTTGTTATTAGTCGTCAAAGTGCTTTGGTGGAATTTTCTAAACAACTGGCTGCTGTTGCTGCTAAAGTACCAGAGAGATATGAAGAGACACGTGATTTAATTATGGGATTGTACTCATTATACAAGGCTGCAGACGAAGGAGATAATCAACCTCACTCAGGTGTTGCTAGAAGTATCAATCCGTATGTGCATCCAACCACTGGAGGCTCAGGACAGCCATCTAAGAGGAAGAAGCGGCAACGTTGTAGTGTTTGTCAAATGGAAGGACATAAGAAGACAACATGTCCTTGGCAAAAGGACATTGACAACAACGTTTTAGAAAATGAAGCAATCGGTTCGGACGATGGCGACATGTGTACCGAAGCAACGGCTGAGTTAGATAGTGATAGTTAG